A genomic segment from Oncorhynchus clarkii lewisi isolate Uvic-CL-2024 chromosome 14, UVic_Ocla_1.0, whole genome shotgun sequence encodes:
- the LOC139366225 gene encoding sodium/hydrogen exchanger 6-like — MGYNKFRVNATRKMSKTLALTVLACLSFCICVCRAEDSAMENMVTERKVEDNHRQDSADLLIFIMLLTLTILTIWLFKHRRFRFLHETGLAMIYGVLVGVVLRYGIHVPRDISNVTLSCHVNASPPTLLVNVSGKFYEYTLKGEISASEISDVQDNEMLRKVTFDPEVFFNILLPPIIFHAGYSLKRRHFFRNMGSILAYAFLGTVISCFIIGLLMYGCVTLMKQVGQLNGDFFFTDCLLFGAIVSATDPVTVLAIFNELQVDVDLYALLFGESVLNDAVAVVLSSSIVSYQPEGDNSHTFEVMAMLKSFGMFLGVFSGSFALGVATGVMTALVTKFTKLRDFQLLETALFFLMSWSTFLMAEACGFTGVVAVLFCGITQAHYTFNNLSPESQDRTKQLFELLNFLAENFIFSYMGLALFTFQNHIFNPTFIVGAFLAVFLGRAANIYPLSFLLNLGRRNKISSNFQHMMMFAGLRGAMTFALSIRDTATYARQMMFTTTLLIVFFTVWVCGGGTTQMLSCQHIRVGVDSDADNSMSMTEGSERRSTKHESAWLFRIWYNFDHNYLKPILTHSGPPLTVTMPACCGPLARCLTSPQAYENECQLKDDDSDLILTDGDISLTYGDITVSTDASGAHISAGPAGTTSAVISADDLDRELTYGDHELVMRGTRLVLPMDDSEPPLADPRHRMRM, encoded by the exons ATGGGTTACAATAAATTCCGAGTCAACGCTACTCGGAAGATGTCGAAGACGTTAGCTCTGACTGTTCTAGCCTGTTTGTCGTTCTGCATCTGTGTTTGCAGGGCAGAGGATAGTGCCATGGAGAACATGGTAACAGAGAGGAAGGTTGAGGATAACCACAGACAAGACAGTGCCGACCTGCTGATTTTCATCATGCTCCTAACCCTCACGATTTTAACCATATGGTTATTCAAGCACCGTCGTTTCAGGTTTTTGCATGAAACGGGACTGGCTATGATCTATG gCGTGCTGGTTGGGGTGGTCCTGCGCTATGGTATCCACGTACCCCGTGACATTAGTAATGTCACCCTCAGTTGCCATGTCAATGCCAGCCCACCCACACTGCTCGTCAACGTCAGCGGCAAGTTCTACGAGTACACCCTGAAGGGCGAGATCAGCGCCTCTGAGATCAGTGATGTACAAGACAACGAGATGCTTCGCAAG GTGACCTTTGACCCCGAGGTGTTCTTCAACATCCTCCTGCCCCCTATCATCTTCCATGCCGGCTACAGTCTGAAGAGG AGACACTTCTTCAGGAACATGGGGTCCATCCTGGCCTACGCCTTTCTGGGAACAGTCATATCATGTTTCATCATTGG GTTGCTGATGTACGGCTGTGTCACGCTGATGAAGCAGGTGGGACAGCTTAACGGGGACTTTTTCTTCACAGACTGTCTGTTGTTTGGAGCCATTGTCTCTGCAACTGACCCAG TGACGGTGCTGGCCATCTTCAACGAGCTGCAGGTGGACGTGGATCTGTATGCTCTGCTGTTTGGAGAGAGTGTTCTCAATGATGCCGTGGCCGTGGTGCTGTCCTC gtcCATCGTGTCGTACCAGCCGGAGGGGGACAACAGTCACACCTTTGAGGTGATGGCCATGTTGAAGTCCTTTGGGATGTTCCTGGGTGTCTTCAGTGGATCATTCGCCCTGGGAGTGGCCACCGGGGTCATGACGGCGCTC GTCACTAAGTTCACTAAGCTGAGGGACTTCCAGCTACTGGAGACTGCTCTCTTCTTCCTCATGTCCTGGAGCACCTTCTTAATGGCAGAGGCCTGTGGCTTCACAG GTGTGGTGGCAGTGCTTTTCTGCGGGATCACTCAGGCTCATtacaccttcaacaacctgtccCCTGAATCACAGGACAGGACCAAACAG ttgttTGAGCTGCTGAACTTCCTGGCAGAGAATTTCATCTTCTCCTACATGGGTCTGGCCCTGTTCACCTTCCAGAACCACATCTTCAACCCCACCTTCATCGTGGGCGCTTTT CTGGCAGTGTTCCTGGGCAGAGCAGCCAACATCTACCCCCTGTCCTTCCTGCTCAACCTTGGACGCAGGAACAAGATCAGCTCCAACTTCCAACACATGATGATGTTTGCAG GGTTGCGTGGGGCGATGACTTTTGCCCTCTCCATCCGGGACACGGCTACCTACGCCCGTCAGATGATGTTCACAACCACCCTCCTCATCGTCTTCTTCACTGTATGGGTCTGTGGAGGCGGAACCACCCAGATGCTTTCCTGCCAGCACATACG TGTGGGTGTAGATTCGGATGCAGATAACTCA ATGAGCATGACAGAGGGATCAGAGCGGCGGAGCACCAAACACGAGAGTGCCTGGCTCTTCAGGATCTGGTACAACTTTGACCACAA CTACCTGAAGCCCATCCTGACCCACAGCGGCCCTCCTCTCACCGTCACCATGCCTGCCTGCTGTGGACCACTGGCCAGATGCCTCACCAGCCCACAGGCCTACGAG AACGAGTGCCAGCTGAAGGACGACGATTCGGACCTCATTCTGACGGACGGGGACATCAGCCTGACCTACGGTGACATCACGGTGAGCACGGACGCCAGCGGCGCCCACATCAGCGCCGGGCCCGCAGGCACCACCTCCGCCGTCATCTCCGCCGATGACCTGGACCGCGAGCTGACGTACGGTGACCACGAGCTGGTGATGAGGGGCACCCGCCTGGTCCTGCCCATGGACGACTCCGAGCCCCCCCTCGCGGACCCCCGACACCGTATGCGGATGTGA